The Streptomyces aurantiacus genome includes a region encoding these proteins:
- a CDS encoding MBL fold metallo-hydrolase, which produces MSTLDFNILDLDVPAGSKNKTATLVTGETQALLVDAAFTRADGHRLAAEILDSGKKLVTVFVSHADPDFYFGAEVIADAFPEARFVATPLVIEHIKDSYEGKLKAWAALGANLPTRLVDLEPLTGDLTLEGHRFELKGGPAALPDRHYLWQAEERAVLGGVLLFQQEHVWVADTATPGDRAAWIDLLDEMAALDPRLVVPGHRLPGTAADASAITATRDYLVAFEEELGRAADGAALTEALVKRYPDNGMLIAAQIGAKVAKGEMKWG; this is translated from the coding sequence ATGAGCACACTCGACTTCAACATCCTCGACCTCGACGTCCCGGCAGGCAGCAAGAACAAGACCGCCACTCTCGTCACCGGCGAGACCCAGGCCCTGCTGGTCGACGCAGCCTTCACCCGCGCCGACGGCCACCGGCTGGCTGCCGAGATCCTCGACTCCGGCAAGAAGCTGGTGACCGTCTTCGTCAGCCATGCGGACCCCGACTTCTACTTCGGCGCCGAGGTCATCGCCGACGCCTTCCCGGAGGCGAGGTTCGTCGCGACCCCGCTCGTCATCGAGCACATCAAGGACTCCTACGAAGGCAAGCTCAAGGCGTGGGCGGCCCTCGGTGCCAACCTGCCCACCCGCCTGGTGGACCTGGAGCCCCTCACCGGGGACCTCACCCTGGAGGGCCACCGCTTCGAGCTCAAGGGCGGCCCGGCTGCGCTGCCCGACCGCCATTACCTGTGGCAGGCCGAGGAGCGGGCGGTCCTCGGCGGCGTCCTGCTGTTCCAGCAGGAGCACGTCTGGGTCGCCGACACGGCCACCCCCGGCGACCGTGCCGCGTGGATCGACCTGCTCGACGAGATGGCCGCCCTGGACCCGCGGCTCGTGGTGCCCGGCCACCGCCTGCCCGGCACGGCGGCGGACGCGTCCGCCATCACCGCCACCCGCGACTACCTGGTCGCCTTCGAGGAGGAGCTCGGCCGGGCCGCCGACGGCGCGGCCCTGACCGAGGCACTGGTCAAGCGCTATCCCGACAACGGCATGCTGATCGCCGCGCAGATCGGCGCGAAGGTGGCCAAGGGCGAAATGAAGTGGGGCTGA
- a CDS encoding phytase produces MTTTHRTKRRAAALASSAALVTLLGAFPAGAAAPGLPVVTAVSETAPLFDDEAGGNSDADDPAIWRNAADPGRSLVVATAKEGGLRVYGLDARLVQSLPAPRPPGPGDAPGRFNNVDLVTGLRTSTGRADVAVVSDRGSDRLRIYGIDPSKPGGPLTDITDPAATPVFSTGQDEVNDQRTTYGLATWTDRATGRTYALVSQRERTRLALLELTPSTGGTVGYRKVRTLDLPDSFRLPDGTTWSPCAEPGELPQVEGMVVDPATGTLYAGQEDIGIWRLRADLTGRPVLVDKVKEYGVPGVYDEETEECTPGADPGHGGRRLSADVEGLTLFQEKDGDGYLLASSQGDNTFALYDREVREGNEYEGGFRIGAATETLDGVEECDGAAVLNAPLGERYPRGLLVVQDGQETPAVPDGEGGTRTATGFKFVDLGTVVDAADM; encoded by the coding sequence GTGACCACGACGCACCGCACCAAACGGAGAGCCGCCGCCCTCGCCTCGAGTGCCGCGCTCGTCACTCTTCTCGGAGCATTTCCTGCCGGAGCGGCCGCGCCCGGCCTCCCGGTCGTGACGGCTGTCAGTGAGACCGCCCCGCTCTTCGACGACGAGGCGGGCGGCAACTCCGACGCCGACGACCCGGCGATCTGGCGCAACGCCGCCGATCCCGGGCGCAGCCTCGTCGTCGCCACTGCGAAGGAGGGCGGCCTGCGGGTCTACGGTCTGGACGCGCGGCTGGTGCAGTCGCTGCCCGCTCCGCGTCCGCCGGGGCCCGGCGACGCCCCGGGCCGTTTCAACAACGTCGACCTCGTCACCGGCCTGCGCACCTCGACCGGCCGGGCCGACGTGGCGGTGGTGAGCGACCGGGGCAGCGACCGGCTGCGGATCTACGGCATCGACCCGTCGAAGCCGGGCGGTCCCCTGACCGACATCACCGACCCGGCGGCCACCCCGGTGTTCTCCACCGGCCAGGACGAGGTCAACGACCAGCGGACCACGTACGGACTGGCGACCTGGACCGACAGGGCCACCGGCCGTACGTACGCGCTGGTCAGCCAAAGAGAGAGAACCCGGCTCGCCCTCCTCGAACTGACACCGTCCACGGGCGGCACCGTCGGCTACCGCAAGGTGCGAACCCTCGATCTGCCGGACTCCTTCCGTCTGCCCGACGGCACGACATGGAGCCCTTGCGCGGAGCCCGGAGAACTTCCCCAGGTCGAGGGCATGGTCGTCGACCCGGCCACCGGCACCCTCTACGCCGGGCAGGAGGACATCGGCATCTGGCGGCTGCGCGCCGACCTCACCGGCAGGCCGGTCCTGGTGGACAAGGTGAAGGAGTACGGAGTCCCCGGCGTCTACGACGAGGAGACCGAGGAGTGCACGCCGGGCGCGGACCCCGGTCATGGCGGCAGGCGGCTGTCGGCCGACGTCGAGGGCCTGACCCTGTTCCAGGAGAAGGACGGCGACGGCTACCTGCTCGCTTCCAGTCAGGGCGACAACACCTTCGCCCTGTACGACCGGGAGGTGCGCGAGGGCAACGAGTACGAGGGCGGTTTCCGGATCGGAGCCGCCACCGAGACGCTCGACGGTGTGGAGGAGTGCGACGGCGCCGCCGTACTCAACGCACCGCTGGGGGAGCGGTATCCACGGGGTCTCCTCGTCGTCCAGGACGGCCAGGAAACGCCGGCCGTGCCCGACGGCGAGGGCGGCACGCGTACGGCCACCGGCTTCAAGTTCGTCGACCTCGGCACCGTGGTGGACGCGGCCGACATGTGA
- a CDS encoding DUF2809 domain-containing protein, giving the protein MATVGAGLGLRAVAAGDVAKYGGDALYTVLLHALVVLMVPRVTPVKAAASASAVSWAVEFSQLTEVLAELSRYSTVARLVLGSTFNPPDPLWYPVGAAVGRLVHAGLGALLSPRCGGRN; this is encoded by the coding sequence ATGGCGACCGTCGGCGCAGGGCTGGGGCTCAGGGCAGTGGCGGCGGGTGACGTCGCCAAGTACGGCGGAGACGCGCTGTACACCGTCCTGCTTCATGCTCTCGTCGTCCTGATGGTGCCGCGCGTGACACCAGTGAAGGCTGCGGCAAGCGCGTCGGCCGTCAGCTGGGCGGTCGAGTTCTCACAACTCACCGAGGTCCTGGCGGAACTTTCCCGGTACAGCACTGTGGCCCGCCTCGTGCTCGGGTCCACCTTCAATCCACCCGACCCGCTCTGGTACCCAGTCGGCGCGGCGGTGGGCCGGCTCGTTCACGCGGGACTGGGAGCCTTGCTGTCGCCCCGGTGCGGAGGGCGCAACTGA
- a CDS encoding ArsI/CadI family heavy metal resistance metalloenzyme, with the protein MTRVQLALRVPDLAASIAFYTKLFGTEPAKLRDGYANFAVVEPPLKLVLIEGTPGEDTRMDHLGIEVGTTEAVHAATTRLAEAGLATAEEKDTTCCYALQDKVWVRGPGREPWEVYVVKADADTLARSRTTPAAQAPPTT; encoded by the coding sequence ATGACCCGCGTACAGCTCGCCCTCCGCGTTCCCGACCTCGCCGCGTCCATCGCCTTCTACACCAAGCTCTTCGGCACCGAGCCCGCCAAACTCCGCGACGGCTACGCCAACTTCGCCGTCGTCGAACCTCCGCTGAAGCTCGTACTCATCGAAGGCACGCCGGGCGAGGACACCCGTATGGACCACCTCGGCATCGAGGTCGGGACGACCGAGGCAGTGCACGCCGCCACCACCCGGCTCGCCGAGGCCGGACTCGCCACCGCTGAGGAGAAAGACACCACCTGCTGCTACGCCCTCCAGGACAAGGTCTGGGTCCGCGGCCCAGGCCGGGAACCCTGGGAGGTGTACGTCGTGAAGGCCGACGCCGACACCCTGGCTCGCAGCCGGACAACACCTGCTGCGCAGGCCCCGCCGACGACCTGA
- a CDS encoding ArsR/SmtB family transcription factor → MSNVKALPLLEPTTPEVVAPCCPPLAERPFTAEEAERTARMFKALGDPVRLRLFSLVASHEGGEACVCDISDVGVSQPTVSHHLKKLREAGLLTSERRGTWVYYRVEPSVVAALGSLLTPRV, encoded by the coding sequence ATGTCGAACGTCAAGGCGTTGCCCCTGCTGGAGCCCACGACTCCCGAAGTCGTGGCGCCCTGCTGCCCGCCGCTGGCCGAACGGCCCTTCACCGCCGAAGAGGCGGAGAGGACAGCGCGGATGTTCAAGGCACTCGGCGATCCTGTCCGGCTTCGCCTGTTCTCCCTGGTCGCCTCGCACGAGGGCGGCGAGGCGTGCGTCTGCGACATCTCCGACGTCGGTGTCTCGCAGCCGACCGTCTCCCACCACCTGAAGAAGCTCAGGGAAGCCGGGCTGCTCACCTCCGAGCGTCGCGGCACCTGGGTCTACTACCGCGTCGAGCCGTCGGTCGTGGCCGCGCTGGGCAGCCTTCTCACCCCCAGGGTCTGA
- a CDS encoding NAD(P)-binding domain-containing protein, producing the protein MSKPTADHLPVVVIGAGPIGLAAAAHLVERGIEPLVLEAGPSAATAVRDWSHVRLFSTWAELVDPAAEKLLAPTGWVRPDEGTYPTGGDWAERYLQPLADALGDRVRYGTTVTGVARAGRDRIVDSGRDEQPFTVHVTRADGHEERITARAVLDASGTWSVPSPIGADGLPALGEKSAAERISYRVPDLKDPAVRARYAGRRTAVVGSGASAFTALASLADLAKSEEDGTHAVWILRRGIGAGTYGGGEADELPARGALGLRAKAAVEAGHASAATGFRTEAVERDTDGRLVLVAEDGRRLDPVDEIIVLTGFRPDLSFLSEIRLGLDERLQAPSALAPLIDPNVHSCGTVYPHGVNELSHPERDVYLVGMKSYGRAPTFLAMTGYEQVRSVAASLAGDQEAAERVELTLPETGVCGGAGVFDDPDAAQSGEGGGCCAPAATLQIGIGSPAPSGGGC; encoded by the coding sequence GTGAGCAAGCCCACCGCCGACCACCTGCCCGTCGTGGTGATCGGGGCCGGTCCGATCGGCCTGGCCGCCGCCGCCCACCTCGTCGAGCGGGGCATCGAACCGCTGGTCCTGGAAGCCGGCCCGTCCGCGGCCACCGCCGTGCGCGACTGGTCGCACGTGCGTCTGTTCTCCACCTGGGCCGAACTCGTCGATCCCGCCGCCGAGAAGCTGCTCGCGCCCACCGGCTGGGTCCGCCCCGACGAAGGCACGTATCCCACGGGTGGTGACTGGGCCGAGCGGTACCTCCAGCCGCTGGCCGATGCCCTCGGCGACCGGGTCCGTTACGGCACGACCGTGACCGGAGTGGCCCGCGCGGGCCGTGACCGGATCGTCGACTCCGGCCGTGACGAGCAGCCCTTCACCGTGCACGTCACACGCGCCGACGGTCACGAGGAGCGCATCACCGCCCGCGCCGTCCTCGACGCCTCCGGCACCTGGTCCGTACCCAGCCCCATCGGCGCCGACGGCCTGCCCGCCCTCGGCGAGAAGAGCGCCGCCGAGCGCATCTCCTACCGGGTGCCCGACCTGAAGGACCCGGCGGTCCGTGCCCGATACGCGGGCAGGCGCACCGCGGTGGTCGGCTCCGGAGCGTCCGCCTTCACCGCGCTCGCCTCCCTCGCCGACCTGGCGAAGAGCGAGGAGGACGGCACGCACGCGGTGTGGATCCTGCGCCGGGGCATCGGCGCGGGAACGTACGGCGGCGGCGAGGCCGACGAGCTCCCGGCCCGGGGCGCCCTCGGACTGCGCGCCAAGGCCGCCGTCGAAGCCGGCCACGCGTCCGCCGCCACCGGCTTTCGCACCGAAGCCGTCGAGCGCGACACCGACGGGCGCCTGGTGCTGGTCGCGGAAGACGGCCGCCGTCTCGACCCGGTCGACGAGATCATCGTCCTCACCGGCTTCCGCCCCGACCTCTCCTTCCTCTCCGAGATCCGCCTGGGCCTCGACGAGCGCCTCCAGGCACCGTCCGCGCTGGCACCGCTCATCGACCCGAACGTCCACTCCTGCGGCACCGTCTACCCGCACGGCGTGAACGAGCTGTCCCACCCGGAGCGGGACGTCTACCTGGTCGGCATGAAGTCCTACGGCCGCGCCCCGACCTTCCTCGCGATGACCGGCTACGAGCAGGTCCGTTCCGTCGCCGCGTCACTCGCCGGGGACCAGGAGGCCGCCGAACGCGTCGAGTTGACCCTGCCGGAGACCGGAGTCTGCGGTGGCGCAGGCGTGTTCGACGACCCCGACGCGGCGCAGAGCGGCGAAGGAGGCGGATGCTGCGCGCCGGCCGCCACCCTGCAGATCGGAATCGGCTCCCCGGCCCCGTCCGGCGGAGGCTGCTGA
- a CDS encoding DUF2332 domain-containing protein, which yields MPGPTAGNAASVGRARTLAQVYRRFGEVEAARTSPLYERVAVALSESGEALRAIGAVPARKRHPTVILAALHDLALAGRAPALAAAYAAADGDAAAGAAIDTLLTMTDSVAAVAVRRPTRADETGRCAVLYPAVAEAAHRAGAHAVGLIDVGCSAGLNLNVDRVGITYSNGQSLGDPSSPVQLSSSLVGNRPLPTRALPEVVTRIGVDLDPADVTDADDARWLRACLSPDQPERIARLEAEMALAATAPPLLMRGDPVEVMADAVARVPDDALPVVTTTWALSRFLPESRLRFLHRLEEAAVGRAVAWVSAEGVGVAPTIPTLGDRRASGHSIIGLALLDRPAPRAEAIGRCWSRGRLLAWLADS from the coding sequence ATGCCAGGGCCGACCGCAGGAAACGCCGCATCCGTGGGCAGGGCCCGGACCCTCGCCCAGGTGTACCGCCGCTTCGGTGAGGTCGAGGCCGCCAGGACGTCCCCGCTGTACGAGCGCGTCGCCGTCGCGCTGAGCGAGTCCGGCGAGGCGTTGCGCGCCATCGGGGCGGTTCCGGCACGCAAACGGCACCCCACGGTGATCCTCGCCGCGCTGCACGACCTCGCTCTCGCCGGACGCGCCCCGGCGCTCGCCGCGGCCTATGCCGCTGCGGACGGCGACGCTGCCGCCGGCGCGGCGATCGACACCCTGCTGACAATGACCGACTCGGTCGCGGCCGTCGCCGTGCGCCGGCCGACGCGGGCCGACGAGACCGGCCGCTGCGCCGTGCTGTATCCGGCCGTTGCCGAGGCGGCGCACCGGGCGGGTGCGCACGCGGTCGGGCTGATCGACGTGGGGTGTTCGGCCGGGCTCAATCTCAATGTCGATCGCGTGGGCATCACCTACAGCAACGGCCAATCGCTGGGGGACCCGTCATCTCCCGTGCAACTGTCATCGTCGCTCGTGGGGAACCGGCCCCTCCCGACGCGGGCGCTGCCCGAGGTCGTCACCCGAATCGGTGTCGACCTCGATCCGGCGGACGTGACCGACGCGGATGACGCCCGATGGCTGCGCGCCTGCCTGTCGCCCGACCAGCCCGAGCGGATCGCGCGGCTCGAAGCGGAGATGGCACTGGCCGCGACAGCCCCTCCGCTGCTGATGCGGGGAGACCCGGTCGAGGTGATGGCCGACGCTGTCGCCCGGGTGCCCGACGACGCCCTGCCCGTCGTCACCACGACATGGGCACTGTCACGCTTCCTGCCCGAGAGCCGCCTGCGCTTCCTGCACCGCCTCGAAGAGGCGGCGGTCGGCCGGGCGGTGGCATGGGTGTCAGCGGAGGGGGTCGGAGTCGCGCCGACGATTCCGACACTCGGCGACCGCCGCGCCTCCGGCCACAGCATCATCGGCCTGGCGCTGCTCGATCGCCCGGCTCCGCGCGCCGAGGCGATCGGCCGCTGCTGGTCACGGGGCCGCCTGCTGGCGTGGCTGGCAGATTCCTAG
- a CDS encoding epoxide hydrolase family protein: METSSSTDARIHSYRIDVPQDELDDLRDRLARTRWGSEIPGAGWSRGVPTDYLRGLVAYWADAFDWRKAEAELNEFPQFTTEIDGQNIHFLHVRSQNPAAVPLLLLHDWPCSFVQFADVIRPLAEDFHVIVTSTPGTGFSGPLGEAGWNTGRIAGAFVELMDRLGYSAYGVQGTGGGAWIATEMGRQASDKIVGIHVNGLLTFPSGDPAEFEGLTAPEQERLARLENFQQDMMGFNAIQSTRPQTLAYGLHDSPVGQLAWIVEKFKEWTDAAAELPEDAVGRDRLLTNVSVYWFSGTAGSSANLYYETAHDANAWTPKARGTVPTGVAVALSSDIAIRRFAERDHNITYWNELERGGNFLALEQPEAFVTDVRAFFGTLGT; this comes from the coding sequence ATGGAAACCAGCAGCAGCACCGACGCCCGGATCCACTCGTACCGCATCGACGTTCCGCAGGACGAGCTCGACGACCTGCGCGACCGGCTGGCCCGTACGCGCTGGGGCAGCGAGATTCCCGGCGCCGGCTGGAGCCGGGGTGTTCCCACCGACTATCTGAGGGGCCTGGTCGCGTACTGGGCGGACGCCTTCGACTGGCGCAAGGCGGAGGCGGAGCTCAACGAGTTCCCCCAGTTCACCACCGAGATCGACGGGCAGAACATCCACTTCCTGCACGTCCGTTCGCAGAACCCGGCGGCCGTTCCGCTGCTTCTGCTGCACGACTGGCCGTGCTCGTTCGTGCAGTTCGCCGATGTCATCCGGCCGCTGGCGGAGGACTTCCACGTGATCGTGACCTCGACGCCCGGTACCGGGTTCTCCGGTCCCCTCGGCGAGGCCGGCTGGAACACCGGCCGCATAGCGGGAGCGTTCGTCGAGCTGATGGACCGGCTCGGCTACAGCGCCTACGGCGTGCAGGGGACGGGCGGTGGCGCCTGGATCGCCACCGAGATGGGGCGGCAGGCATCCGACAAGATCGTCGGCATTCACGTCAACGGCCTGCTCACCTTCCCCTCAGGCGATCCCGCCGAGTTCGAGGGACTGACCGCGCCGGAGCAGGAGCGACTGGCACGGCTGGAGAACTTCCAGCAGGACATGATGGGATTCAACGCCATCCAGTCCACCCGTCCGCAGACCCTCGCCTACGGTCTGCACGACTCGCCGGTCGGTCAACTCGCCTGGATCGTGGAGAAGTTCAAGGAGTGGACGGACGCCGCGGCCGAGCTCCCCGAAGACGCGGTGGGCCGTGACCGGCTGCTGACGAACGTCAGCGTCTACTGGTTCAGCGGCACGGCGGGCTCGTCGGCCAACCTGTACTACGAGACGGCCCACGACGCGAACGCCTGGACTCCGAAGGCACGCGGTACCGTCCCGACCGGCGTGGCCGTCGCCCTGAGCAGCGACATCGCCATCCGCCGCTTCGCCGAGCGGGATCACAACATCACGTACTGGAACGAGCTGGAGCGCGGCGGCAACTTCCTGGCGCTGGAGCAGCCAGAAGCCTTCGTCACCGACGTCCGCGCCTTCTTCGGCACGCTCGGCACCTGA
- a CDS encoding nuclear transport factor 2 family protein, which yields MSEFATSTAPADVVRRQYLASAAGDLEALRATLAPDVEWTEMAGFPLAGTYRTPNGVTANVMEQLGKAWTNWTAHDDTYVVDGENVVVLARYTATNNATAKAIDVRVAHHFVVRGGLIVRFEQFVDTALVRDAMTG from the coding sequence ATGAGCGAGTTCGCGACCTCCACCGCTCCCGCCGATGTCGTACGCCGCCAGTACCTGGCCTCCGCGGCAGGCGACCTGGAGGCCCTGCGGGCCACCCTCGCACCGGACGTCGAGTGGACCGAGATGGCCGGCTTCCCCCTCGCGGGCACCTACCGCACCCCCAACGGCGTCACCGCCAACGTGATGGAACAGCTCGGCAAGGCCTGGACGAACTGGACCGCCCACGACGACACCTACGTCGTCGACGGCGAGAACGTCGTCGTCCTGGCCCGCTACACCGCAACCAACAACGCCACCGCCAAGGCGATCGACGTCCGTGTGGCGCACCACTTCGTCGTACGCGGTGGACTCATCGTCCGCTTCGAGCAGTTCGTCGACACCGCGCTGGTCCGCGACGCGATGACCGGCTGA
- a CDS encoding right-handed parallel beta-helix repeat-containing protein, protein MRPKSVTLSTGLPGLLAGLLVLSSGGAAHAAPAQRAAEGGSQVQATDLYVATSGSDSNPGTLAAPLKTIQRAVDLAQAGVTIQVRGGTYAPSTNIQLIKSGTAGQPITLRGYNGERVVIDGENMPYTPGAVDSTIPRAQRGAVHIEGEHWRLVGLEIIHGPYGVFGLDTGSNVFERLVTRDNYESGFHLQGSSGNNQILNLDSYGNRDPRKNGESADGLAIKEGSGSGNVVRGARLWNNADDGLDFWMFADSPILVENSLAWGNGFNRWNLPDYQGDGNGFKMGGNGVAADHTVRNSMAWDNSAGGFVDNNNPGRMKIDHCTAWRHPKTGFNFNRSASTLTKNLAVDNGTNASLGSTSTGSGNSWNLGGSWSFANTDARAITGPRTTAGAIPSSTFLRPDNGADVGARH, encoded by the coding sequence ATGCGCCCGAAGTCCGTCACCCTGTCCACCGGTCTCCCGGGACTCCTGGCCGGCCTGCTCGTCCTGTCCTCAGGAGGGGCTGCGCACGCCGCTCCCGCGCAGCGTGCCGCGGAGGGCGGCAGTCAGGTGCAGGCGACCGACCTGTATGTGGCGACCAGCGGCAGTGACAGCAACCCGGGGACGCTCGCAGCCCCGCTGAAGACCATCCAGCGTGCGGTGGATCTGGCGCAGGCGGGGGTCACGATCCAGGTCAGGGGCGGCACCTACGCGCCGAGCACCAACATTCAGTTGATCAAGAGCGGCACGGCAGGTCAGCCCATCACTCTGCGCGGCTACAACGGCGAGCGTGTGGTCATCGACGGCGAGAACATGCCGTACACGCCGGGTGCGGTGGACTCGACCATCCCGCGTGCCCAGCGCGGCGCGGTCCACATAGAGGGGGAGCACTGGCGGCTGGTCGGCCTGGAGATCATTCACGGCCCCTACGGGGTGTTCGGTCTGGACACCGGCTCCAACGTCTTCGAGCGCCTGGTCACCCGCGACAACTACGAGTCCGGGTTCCATCTCCAGGGCTCGTCCGGCAACAACCAGATCCTGAACCTGGACAGTTACGGCAACCGTGACCCCCGCAAGAACGGTGAGAGCGCCGACGGCCTGGCCATCAAGGAAGGCTCCGGCAGTGGCAACGTGGTGCGTGGCGCCCGGCTCTGGAACAACGCCGACGACGGCCTGGACTTCTGGATGTTCGCCGACTCGCCGATCCTCGTCGAGAACAGTCTCGCCTGGGGCAACGGCTTCAACCGATGGAACCTGCCCGACTACCAGGGGGACGGCAACGGGTTCAAGATGGGCGGCAACGGCGTCGCCGCCGACCACACCGTGCGCAACAGCATGGCCTGGGACAACTCCGCAGGCGGCTTCGTCGACAACAACAATCCGGGCAGGATGAAGATCGACCACTGCACCGCATGGCGTCACCCGAAGACCGGGTTCAACTTCAACCGTTCCGCCAGCACGCTCACGAAGAACCTCGCGGTGGACAACGGAACCAACGCCTCGCTGGGCTCGACCTCCACAGGAAGCGGCAACTCCTGGAACCTCGGAGGAAGTTGGTCGTTCGCCAACACCGACGCGCGTGCGATCACCGGACCCAGGACAACTGCCGGAGCCATCCCGTCCTCCACGTTCCTGCGTCCCGACAACGGCGCGGACGTCGGCGCACGGCACTGA
- a CDS encoding DsbA family protein — protein MKLIYVFDAYCGWSHGFSTTLREVVSHRPELPVEVVSGGLFTGSRRVPIREFGYVQGANAKIAELTGAEFGEGYERLIADGSFVMDSEAAARGLAALRHAAPGRAAELAMALQHAFYVDGLSLSDPATYREVAERAGLDADAVVAAFETAGTRAEADADVARAAELGVNAFPTLIAVDAGRATVLARGQATTDDVERRLTAFASTRSH, from the coding sequence ATGAAGCTGATCTACGTATTCGACGCCTACTGCGGCTGGTCCCACGGCTTCTCCACGACTCTCCGCGAGGTGGTCTCACACCGTCCCGAGCTGCCGGTGGAAGTGGTTTCCGGAGGCCTGTTCACCGGATCGCGCCGGGTGCCGATCCGCGAGTTCGGCTACGTCCAGGGCGCCAACGCCAAGATTGCGGAGCTGACCGGTGCCGAGTTCGGCGAGGGCTACGAGCGGCTGATCGCCGACGGTTCGTTCGTCATGGACTCGGAAGCCGCAGCGCGTGGCCTCGCCGCCCTGCGCCACGCCGCCCCCGGCCGTGCGGCGGAACTGGCCATGGCACTGCAGCACGCCTTCTACGTCGACGGCCTCAGCCTCTCCGATCCCGCCACCTACCGGGAGGTCGCCGAGCGGGCCGGTTTGGACGCGGACGCCGTAGTCGCCGCCTTCGAAACCGCCGGCACCCGGGCCGAGGCCGACGCCGACGTGGCGCGCGCTGCCGAACTGGGTGTCAACGCCTTCCCCACCCTCATCGCCGTCGACGCCGGCCGCGCGACCGTCCTGGCGCGCGGCCAGGCCACCACCGACGACGTGGAGCGGCGTCTCACGGCGTTCGCCTCCACCCGCTCCCACTGA
- a CDS encoding DUF5995 family protein codes for MAAENIDDVVDGLAEIVREAGRAGDRVGYFAALYRQVTVEVRTAIHDGLFDDGARMDRFDTHFGNRYFDAYDAWRRDRSGPRCWREAFGLLDDTDTVIVQHLLLGVNAHINLDLAVAAARTAPGEAIHALRHDFLLINDILARVVLAVQESLGALSPLMSLLDQLGARTDERILDFSVRQSREEAWYNAVLLAHQNEEQREATIERLEVRAAVLARLIARPGGLVRPALQLIRGTESDDVAAVLTHLDNAVK; via the coding sequence ATGGCGGCAGAAAACATCGACGATGTCGTGGACGGGCTCGCCGAGATCGTGCGGGAGGCGGGCCGCGCCGGCGACCGGGTCGGGTACTTCGCGGCGCTGTACCGACAGGTGACCGTGGAGGTCCGCACGGCCATACATGACGGGCTGTTCGACGACGGCGCTCGAATGGACCGTTTCGACACACACTTCGGCAACCGCTACTTCGACGCGTACGACGCCTGGCGTCGTGACCGGAGCGGGCCGCGTTGCTGGCGCGAGGCGTTCGGGCTGCTCGACGACACCGACACCGTCATCGTCCAGCACCTCCTGCTCGGCGTGAACGCGCACATCAACCTCGATCTCGCCGTCGCCGCCGCGCGGACCGCCCCGGGTGAGGCCATCCACGCGTTGCGCCACGACTTTCTGCTGATCAACGACATCCTCGCGCGGGTGGTACTGGCGGTGCAGGAGTCGCTCGGTGCCCTGTCGCCTCTCATGTCACTGCTGGATCAGCTCGGAGCCCGCACCGACGAGCGGATCCTCGACTTCAGTGTCCGTCAGTCCCGCGAGGAGGCGTGGTACAACGCCGTCCTGCTCGCCCACCAGAACGAGGAGCAACGCGAAGCCACCATCGAGCGGCTCGAGGTCCGGGCCGCCGTGCTCGCACGGTTGATCGCGCGACCGGGCGGCCTCGTCCGGCCCGCCCTGCAGCTGATCCGGGGCACCGAGAGTGATGACGTGGCGGCCGTCCTCACCCACCTGGACAACGCCGTGAAGTGA